A single region of the Grus americana isolate bGruAme1 chromosome 3, bGruAme1.mat, whole genome shotgun sequence genome encodes:
- the BUB1 gene encoding mitotic checkpoint serine/threonine-protein kinase BUB1: MEGAVRTYEAQIRNYQGPDPLEPWDRYVRWVDGCLPLPEKQSRLPSLLEQLVKVFLSDKRYHQDPRFVNSCVKLAEFITSPCQYFDYLYGQGIGAKASNFYVAWAQHLVNEGNVQCAGAVLQKGLHNQAQPRENLQQLYGWLQNYDPQNPPLQGAAVIKPLQTSHAANQMAPRKGVLNLNDPVNACKNQGPDSAGTESCSSGGREEVKYVTYISKSEVLPKSSSTVVECEQVAMYDKNLLICEGSELSFEELRAKRYFKKYERLRRQQEWEEEERDSIRKKESAVLELQALQQKLEQLTQLTKSLEETRLEPASPTSAEANKTVVHPHVTPSAAVQQNWMGSCQNSDLQNAQGLGPDPPQSSTLSSAALTLPSAKPVGHRTTSTSLWEVTYKKDATTTQLELGELQHSLLHPPFNNVSAQERARPDSALNWSAGEQHPNKRSTGLTTSVDVKEASRVGNSSFASGSASQATPNTSLGGAMQATPFKVQPSPTVHTKEALGFLMDMFQTPILPEPSALEESKDQFEVFCRKSEPGGSLKTNVVAPAMPAFSIFEDENEKENSGIPQHKSKPEEPRTIGERPLTDCTAGTEEETGTPEFLRDDYTVWNVPNSNKTLAPSPNNTRDFARAAQLVSTPFNYLSAHLRQALEDKAGGDDLPQMDLEFSEELHKQTRTKKLSPALEHIAEQGEVQGNALKQGNGTQGIATAASQRLQEQTATSGTERPSSVGVDKASPEKLSGTGQNRTARSVGAPVLVENPWDKELICKFLSELPKPLHTCANYFEWKATLPSIRLKAELPLGSTSFHVDCLVGEGAFAQVYQASILDASNPRNNQKVIFKVQKPANPWEFYIATQLVERLNPSVRHLYIHFYSAHFFQNGSILVGELYSYGTLLNAINIYRKLPEKVMPQALVIYFAVKILYMVEELHNCKIIHGDIKPDNFILGERFLDNDTCDIDGLSHGLTLIDLGQSIDMKLFPEGTAFTAKCETSGFQCIEMLTQKPWNYQTDYFGIAATVYCMLFGSYMQVKNENGIWKPERAFRRFPNADLWKEFFESMLNIPDCHSLPALGVLRKRLKDLFCKSYAKEIKFLRNRLVVLLIEHKQSRK, translated from the exons ATGGAGGGCGCCGTGCG GACGTACGAGGCTCAGATCCGGAACTACCAAGGGCCCGACCCGCTGGAGCCGTGGGACAG GTACGTGCGGTGGGTCGATGGGTGCCTTCCCCTTCCAGAGAAACAAAGCCGCCTGCCCAGCCTCCTGGAGCAGCTTGTGAAGGTGTTCCTAAGCGACAAGAGGTACCACCAAGATCCCCGGTTTGTTAACTCCTGCGTTAAGCTG gcgGAGTTCATCACTTCTCCTTGCCAGTATTTTGACTACCTCTACGGACAAGGGATTGGTGCAAAGGCATCTAACTTCTACGTTGCTTGGGCTCAGCATCTTGTAAATGAAGGCAACGTGCAGTGCGCGGGAGCTGTCCTTCAGAAAGGACTTCACAACCAGGCACAGCCGCGAGAGAACTTGCAGCAGCTGTATGG CTGGCTGCAGAACTATGATCCTCAGAACCCTCCTTTGCAAG GTGCTGCCGTTATAAAACCACTTCAAACTTCACATGCTGCAAATCAAATGGCTCCTCGAAAAGGTGTTTTAAATCTTAATGACCCAGTGAATGCTTGCAAAAATCAG GGTCCTGATTCTGCTGGTACTGAGTCCTGCTCTTCCGGTGGAAGAGAAGAAGT AAAGTATGTTACGTACATCTCCAAATCTGAAGTTCTTCCTAAGTCGTCATCTACTGTTGTCGAATGTGAGCAGGTTGCAATGTATGATAAAAACCTGCTCATATGTGAAGGCTCTGAACTTTCCTTCGAGGAGCTAAGAGCCAAGAGATACTTCAAGAAATACGAGCGCCTCAGAAGACAGCAAGAATGGG aagaagaagagagagactccataaggaaaaaagaatcagcTGTTCTTGAACTGCAAGccctgcagcagaagctggaacAGCTCACCCAGCTCACCAAAAGCTTGGAGGAAACTAGACTGGAACCAGCATCTCCAACATCAGctgaagcaaataaaacagtG GTGCACCCACATGTGACACCCAGTGCAGCTGTACAGCAGAACTGGATGGGATCTTGTCAAAATTCGGATCTGCAAAATGCCCAGGGTCTGGGGCCAGACCCACCTCAGTCAAGTACTTTATCGTCCGCTGCTCTTACGCTGCCATCAGCGAAACCCGTTGGCCACCGGACGACATCAACCTCCCTGTGGGAAGTAACATATAAGAAGGATGCAACCACAACCCAGCTAGAGCTCGGGGAGCTCCAGCACAGTTTGTTACACCCTCCGTTCAATAACGTTTCGGCTCAGGAACGGGCACGTCCTGACTCAGCTCTTAATTGGAGCGCTGGAGAACA GCACCCTAACAAGAGATCCACTGGACTAACTACTTCTGTGGACGTGAAAGAAG CATCTAGAGTGGgaaattcttcctttgcttctggAAGCGCTTCTCAAGCTACCCCAAACACCTCGCTGGGAGGAGCGATGCAGGCAACGCCGTTCAAAGTGCAACCTTCACCTACGGTTCACACGAAGGAAGCGTTGG gaTTTCTCATGGATATGTTTCAAACACCCATCTTGCCTGAACCATCTGCTCTTGAAGAAAGCAAGGATCAATTTGAAgtcttttgcagaaaaagtg agccTGGTGGAAGTCTGAAAACTAATGTTGTTGCCCCCGCCATGCCTGCATTCTCTATCTTTGAAGATGAGAACGAAAAAGAGAACAGCGg GATCCCGCAGCATAAAAGCAAGCCAGAAGAGCCCAGAACTATTGGAGAACGTCCCTTGACTGACTGTACAGCGGGCACAGAA GAAGAAACAGGGACACCAGAGTTCTTGAGGGATGATTATACGGTGTGGAACGTACCAAACAGTAATAAAACATTAGCTCCCAGTCCAAACAACACGAGAGACTTTGCACGAGCTGCCCAGCTTGTATCAACACCATTTAATTACCTGTCGGCACATTTGCGACAAGCTTTGGAGGACAAAG CCGGTGGGGATGACTTGCCGCAAATGGATTTGGAGTTTTCTGAAGAGCTGCACAAGCAGACAAGAACTAAGAAGCTAAG CCCTGCTCTTGAACACATTGCAGAACAAGGAGAGGTTCAAGGAAATGCCTTGAAACAAGGAAATGGAACTCAAGGAATTGCTACAGCTGCTTCTCAAAGATTACAGGAGCAGACTGCCACGAGCGGAACGGAACGTCCCTCGTCTGTTGGGGTGGACAAAGCTTCCCCTGAAAAGCTGTCTGGAACTGGGCAGAACAGGACAGCTCGGAGTGTTGGAGCTCCAG TCCTCGTTGAGAACCCTTGGGATAAGGAATTGATTTGCAAATTCTTATCAGAGCTTCCTAAACCACTCCACACCTGTGCCAACTACTTTGAATGGAAAGCTACTCTTCCATCCATCAGACTGAAGGCTGAACTCCCGCTGG GTTCCACCTCGTTCCATGTGGACTGCTTGGTtggagagggagcttttgccCAAGTCTATCAAGCTTCCATTCTGGACGCGAGTAACCCTAGAAACAATCAGAAAGTAATATTCAAG GTCCAGAAGCCTGCCAACCCTTGGGAGTTCTATATAGCAACACAACTGGTGGAAAGGCTCAATCCAAGCGTACGCCATCTCTACATCCACTTTTATTCTGCTCACTTCTTTCAGAACGGAAGCATTTTGGTTGGCGAGCTCTACAGCTATGGAACGTTGCTA AATGCCATAAACATTTacaggaagctgcctgagaagGTGATGCCTCAAGCGCTTGTCATCTACTTTGCTGTAAAAATTCTTTATATGGTAGAAGAGCTCCACAACTGCAAAATCATTCACGGTGATATTAAGCCTGACAATTTCATACTTGGAGAAAG GTTTCTGGACAACGATACGTGTGACATAGATGGTCTCTCTCACGGCTTGACGCTCATTGACTTGGGGCAGAGTATAGACATGAAACTCTTTCCTGAAGGAACGGCGTTTACCGCAAAGTGCGAAACCTCCGGATTTCAGTGTATTGAAATGCTGACGCAGAAACCATGGAACTACCAG ACAGACTACTTCGGCATTGCAGCAACGGTCTACTGCATGCTCTTTGGTAGCTACATGCAAGTGAAGAACGAGAACGGTATCTGGAAGCCCGAGAGAGCCTTCAGAAG GTTTCCTAATGCTGACCTGTGGAAAGAGTTTTTTGAGAGCATGCTGAACATCCCCGACTgccacagcctgcctgcactGGGAGTTTTGCGCAAAAGGCTGAAGGACTTATTTTGCAAGTCGTACgcaaaggaaataaagttcCTTCGGAACAGACTTGTTGTGTTGCTCATAGAACACAAACAGTCACGAAAATAA